Genomic window (Methanosphaera sp.):
ATAGTGTTATTACACTTACAGAGCTTAGTGCCATTGCAAGTGCTCCATATTCTGGCATAAATACTACATGCCATGGATATAGTATTCCTGCAGCTATTGGTACTAGTATTATGTTATATGCAAATGCCCAGAAGAGGTTAAGTTTTACCCTTGATATTGTCTTTTTACTTATTTGAAGTCCTGCAACAGCATTAAGCAGATCACCATTAATAAGTATAATATCACCTGAATCTATTGCAACATCTGTACCTGTACCTATTGCAATTCCTACATTTGCCTGACTTAATGATGGTGCATCATTAATTCCATCACCAATAAATGCAACAACTTCTCCTTTATCTTGTAATTGTTTTACATAGGCTAGTTTTTCACCTGGAAGAAGTTCTGCTTTTACCTCATCAATACCTACTTTTTGTGCAATAATCTGGGATGTATTTATATTATCTCCACTAACCATTGTAGTTTTAATACCCATTGAATGTAAGTAGTCTATTGCCTTTTTACTGTTATCTTTAATTACATCAGCAACAGAAATAAGTGAAATAACTCCACTACTTTTTGATGCCATAATAATTGTAGTTTTCATTTCAAGTTCTTGAGCTTTAAGATCTGTTAGTAGTTTATCTGAAATTGTGATATTTTCTGATTCTATTAATTTCTTATTTCCTATATAGTACTCATCATCACATATTTTTCCAACTATTCCTTTTCCTGAAATATTTTCAAAATCATCTACATCATACAATTCAAATCCATTTTTATCTTCATTATTAAAGAGTGCTTCTGCTATTGGATGTTGTGAATGTATCTCTAGTGATCTTGCAATTTTTATTATTTCATCATCACTTAAGTTTGAATAATTAATTACATCAGATAATACTGGTTGTCCTACTGTTATTGTTCCTGTTTTATCAAATAATATGTGTGTTATCTTATCTGATACTTCTATTGTTTCACCATCTTTAATTAAAATACCATGTTTTGCTCCAAGACCTACACCTACTGTTAGTGCTGTTGGAATTGCAAGACCTAATGCACATGGACATGCAACAACTACTACTGATATAAAGATGCTAAGACTATACATGAAGCCATTTCCTATTATTACATACCATATTATGAATGATATAAATGCAATTAATAGTATTGCTGGTATAAATATTCCAATAACTTTATCAGCAAGATGTTGTATTGGTGGTGTTGAATTTTGAGCTTCTTGAACCATTGTAATAATCTGTGAAAGTACTGTTTTTTCACCAGTATTTGTTACATAGATCTTAAATGATCCATCCTTATTTATTGATCCTGCTACTACTTCATCATCTACATCTTTTAGTATTGGTATTGATTCACCTGTTATTAATGATTCATCAACATAGCTTCTTCCTTCAATTATACGTCCATCTGCTGGTATTTTTTCACCAGGTTTTATAACTAAGATATTGCCTTTTAGAACATCGTTTATGTCAACTTTTTGTTGTATAATTTTTCCATCAATTTTCTTTTCAACTGTTGCCTCTGTTGCTTTAAGTTGCATGAGTGAATCTATTGAATCTGATGTTTTTGATTTTGCCTTATCTTCTAGGTATTTACCAAGCATTAGAAATGATCCAAGCATTAATGTTGTATCATAAAGCATAAAATTTGAATTTCCAAGTAAATGGAATGTACTTAGTAAGCTTGCAATAAATGCTATACCAATTCCTAGTGAATACATAACATCCATGTTAAGATTCTTATTTTTTAGTGAAAAATAGCCTGATTTAAAGATTGGATATGATACATAAATAAGTGGAATTATACAGATAATAAGTGATATTATTGATTTTTCATTATGTCCAATTCCAAGATCTGCAAACATTATAAACATTAAAATTGCTGAAAATATAAATCCTACAACTAATCTATTTAGTTTTTCTTTCAGATTCTTTTCATGTAACTGTTTGATCTTATCATTATTTATGGAATTTTTATCTACAACACCAAGATATTTAAACCCAATTTTGTTAATTCTATCTGCTATATCATCTAACTGGACAACTGTTGGATTATAAAGTATGTCTGCTGTTTGTGATACTAAATTAACATAAATTGAGTAAACTCCTGGCATTCTTGATACTGCGGTGGTTATTGATCTTGAACACATGACACAGGTCATGCCCCCAATATTTATAGTTTTTTTTTAATAGTTGCTGGGAATCCTACCATGTCAAGTGTACTGATAATTTCCTCTGCATCTACATTTTCATCATCATATGTTACATCTACATTTTTTGTTTGAAGATCACAGTTTACTGATTCTATATTTTCATTGTTTGTTAGTGTTTTTGTTATTGTGTTTATGCATGCATCACACATCATATCTTCAACTTTAAATGTTTCAGTTTTTTGAGCCATTATACTTTCACCCCGTTTTAATTTAATTTCTTATAAAATAATTTAGTATTTTGTTATAATTTATTTAATTTTTTTTTATGTAAAATTTTTTACATTAGTAATTTATTAACTCAGCTCTTAATATACTTTTAGGTATAACTAAATTAGGTTTTATAAAAAAAGAAAAAGATGGTTGAAATGACAATGCAACCTTAATTAATTACAATAGTTGCATCATCAGCATCTACTGTTATATTATCATTATCTGATACTGTTGCGACAATATCAACATTAGGATTGTCAACCATAGGTATTTTTGAAATAATAGCACCTATTGCAATAATAGGTTCAGCATTCTGACAAATAATAGCCTTTGGTGCTGTATTATTTTTTGCCATTTGGTAGATAACATAGGATCCAACAGTTGAACCTTTACCTGATGGCATAACTAAAATCTTATCTGTGATACATTTATCAAATAATTCATTATTTTTATCTATCACAATACCAGTTTTTGGATCTACTCCACCAAGAAAACTAATAGGATCTTTTGTTACTATTGCATCACCTGTTATTTTTCCTTTTGATATCTGTCTACAGTTTATAGTTGTATCTGACATAACAAATAATACTCTCCTTAAAATGATAAATCACAGAAGGTTTATAATAAACCTTGTGATCTTAAGTATTCAGGGAATGTTAAGTTTTCACCATCTGCAGATTTAGCTGATGGTTTTTCTGCAGGTGCTTCTTTAATGTCACAGTCATCTGCTTTATCACATACATCACAGTTTTCTGCTTCCTGACATTCTTGTTCATCTTTAGCTTCTACTTCTGTTTTTGGTGCTTCAGCTGCAGGTGCATCAGATCCTTCGATAAGACCTTGTGCTCTGAGAGATTGTGTGAATGATCCACCAGCAGGAGCAGCTTTAGGAGCATCAGCTTTAGGTGCAGCTTTAGGTGCTTCTTCTACTTTTTCTTCACATTTACATTCATCTTTAGGTGCTTCAGCTACAGGTGCATCAGATCCTGCAATAAGACCTTGTGCTCTGAGAGATTGTGTGAATGATCCACCAGCAGGAGCAGCTTTAGGAGCATCAGCCTTAGGTGTTTCTTTAGTTTCACATTTACATTCATCTTTAGGAGCTTCTTCAGATTTTGGAGCTTCAGCTTTAGGTGCATCGGATCCTACAATTAATCCTTGTTCTCTGAGAGATTGTGTGAATGATTTTCCATCTGTATTTTCTTGTGTATTTGCTTTAGCTTTCATTTCTCCAACATCCTCTTTTACTTCTTTTACTTTTTCTTCAACATCTTTTGTTATTTCAACCATTTTTTGTGTTGTTTGTTTTGTTTGTTCAATTATTCCATCTGCAACTTCTTTTACTTTTTCAGTTACTCCTTGTTCTTTTAGAAGTTGTGTGAATGAAACATTTTTAGATTTTGATGAAGCTTCTTTTACTTTTTCTGCTACTTTATCAATTTCTTTTTCTACATTTTTAATGCTTTCTTTAGCTTTAGCTTTAGCTTTTTCTGATTTTTCTTTTGCTTTAGCTTCTTTTTCTGCTTTTGCTTTAGCTTTTGCTTCTGCTTTAGCTGCATCTTCTTCTTTGATTCTTTGTTCTACTTTTTCTTCTCTTGCTTTTTGTTTTGCAAGTTTTCTTTTCTCTTTTTCTTCTTTATTTTTAAGTCTTTCTTCTTCTTCATCTTTGATTTGTTCTGCTTCTTGTGCTGCTTCTTCAGATTCTAGAAGTGCTTGTTGAAGATCTGCATTTTCTTCAAAATTGTATTTATCTACTACTTTTTCTGCTTTTGCTTTTGCTTCTTTTTCTGCTTTTGCTTTTGCTTTTGCTTCTCTTTCTTGTTTTTGAATTTCTGCTATGTATTTTTTAGCATTTTCTACATCTTCTTTTGTAGCTTTCATAGATTCATCCCCAGTTTCTTCCTCAACAACTTCTTCTTCAGATTCTTCTACAACTTCTTCTTTAGTTTCAACAACAGGTTCCTCTGCAGATTCAGATTCTTCTACAACTTCCTCTTTAGTTTCAACAACAGGTTCCTCTGTATCTTCAGATTCTTCTACAGGTGCTGATTCTTCTTCAGATTTTGCTGCTTCTTCTGCTTCTGCTTTAGCTTCTGCTTCTGCTTTAGCTTTAGCTTCTGCTTCTGCTTTTGCTTTAGCTTCAGCTTCTTCTTTATTTTTTCTTATGATGATTTTAGATAAACCTGGTGCAACTCTTTTTTTAAGTTTAATTCCTGTATTTTTTAAGAGATTTGGTTTTTTACTTACGTATTTATCTTCACCTTTATCGTTAGGATCAACATCTTTTTTCTGTGATTTTGGTTTTATGTGATTTTTAAAAAGTACATTTGATGTTTTTGTATTTCTTTTTTCACTCATCTTATATTCCAACCTATTTTATTAATTCCCCAAATTTTTTATAACTTAATGTAAATTCCATTTAAATTTAAATTAAATCCGTGATAATTTAATTTAAGAAAATAATATTTTCTGTTATTATATTAAGTTTTGTTAATTGATTATAATGAATTTTTTTAAACTAAAGACTATTATTATGAGTTAAATTAGTTTAAAATTATAAGTTAATATTTTTCTGTAAATACTCCTACATTATTTTATGAAATAAAAATTATCATAATTAATCATAATTAATAATTATATTTAAATTTATATTGTTTGTTTATTATTAACTTATCTAATAATAATGTAATATTTAATATAAAATATTCAAAAAAAGTCCTGTTAATTAATTGAGATATTTTTAAAAAAAAGAAAAGTTGATTATAAAAAATAAAATAATTAAAAAAAAAAGTTTAAAATTAGACTATCAAAGAGTCTAAATTGCAACATTTGTTGTAAATCTTAATGCTATACAAACAAGCATTATAATAATTGTTCCTACAATAACTTGATTTGGTGAAAGTGAGAGTCCGAAACTGTCATCATTGAAGTATCTTACAAGACCTGCACCACTTGCTGGTAATGTTTTTTTATCTTTTGCCATTTTTGTATTCTCCCATATTTTTCCATTATTTTAAACTGAAAATTAATCTCTACTTTAAAAAATCATTTAAAAAAGAAAGATTTTATATTATATTACTATTTTCTTTTTTAAATATATTAAATCTTTTTATATAGATGTAATTTCTAGAGTTCTTTATGATGATCTTTTATCATTTTTATTGCACAGAAATCTCCACACATACTACACATTTCATCATCATCAGCTTTCTGACTTTCATAGTATTCTCTTGCTTGTTGTGGATCAACTGAAAGTTCAAATTGCTTGTCCCAGTCGAAATCTTCTCTTGCATGAGCCATGTCTTCTTCACGTTTAATTGCTGATGGTAATCCTTTTGCAACATCTGATACTTGTGCTGCTATTTTTGATGCTATTACTCCTTGTTTTACATGTTCTTTATTTGGAATACATAAGTGTTCTGCTGGAGTTACATAACAGAGGAAGTCTGCACCTGATGCTCCTGCAATTGATGCTCCTATTGCTGCTGTTATATGATCATATCCTGGTGCAATATCTGTTACTAGTGGACCTAGCACATAAAATGGTGCTCCATCACATATTGTTTTTTGTATCTGCATATTTGCTTGTACTTGTGTTATTGGTACATGTCCTGGACCTTCTACCATTACTTGTACTCCTGCATTTTTTGATCTTTTAACAAGACGTCCAAGTGTTGTAAGTTCACGAATTTGTGCTATGTCTGTTGCATCATGTGTACATCCTGGTCTTAGTCCATCACCAAGTGAGAGTGTTACATCATATTCACGGCAGATGTCAAGAAGATAGTCATATTCAGAATATAGTGGATTTTCACACTCGTTATGCATAATCCATGCTGCTGTTAGTGCTCCTCCACGACTTACAATTCCCATTAAACGTTCTGAATCATCCACTGCTTTTACTGAATCTTTTGTAATACCACAGTGTACTGTTATGAAGTCAACACCTTCTTTTGCCTGGTTTTCTATGGTTTTAAATAGTATGTCTGGATCCATATCCACCATTGCTTTTTCATCTTTTAGTGTTACTGCTCCTGCTTCATATAATGGTACTGTTCCTAGTGGTATGTCTGTTTTTGCTCGTATTTTCTGTCTTATTTCATTAAGTTTTGGTCCTGTACTTAGATCCATAACTGCATCTGCACCATATTTTAGTAGTATGTCAAGCTTTTCTAGTTCTCCTTCTACACTTTCTTGTTCTGTTGAAGATCCTATATTTGCATTAATTTTTGTATGAAGATCTTTTCCAACACCTGTTGGTTTTGTATTTGCCACTTCATTTTTTAGTATAACCACTTGTCCACAAGCAACGTTTTTTCGTAGTTTTTCAACGTCAATATTTTCTTTTTCTGCTACATATTCCATTTCAGGTGTGATATTTCCCTTTTTTGCTTGTTCTAGTTGTGTCAAATTTATTATCCCCATTAATAAGTTTTTAAATTCATATAAATTTTTTTATTAAATTTTTTTTTTATTTGTTATATATTATATTAGTATTATTTATTTACTATAATTTTTTATTTTAAAGGATGTGGAATATTTGATTGATCCTGTGGATAATCATTAATACTTAGTTTTTTATTTGTTTTTCTAAGTCTGTTATCAAGAAGTGTGCGTCCATCTTCACTTATTGCATACATTGGTACGTTATTTCCATAGTAGTATGACTTATTTTTTTGTGCATATAATCGTACATATTTTGATGCACATGAGGATATTATATCTGCATATTTAAATGCATCTTTTATTAATTCTTCTGGTGCTGATGTTGTATGTGCTACTAGTATGTATATTTTAACATCATCAGGTAGTTGCATTTGTCTTATTTGTTTTATTAGTGGTGAGGGGAGTATTGTTACTGCTATATTTTTATATCCTAGTTGTACTGCTTTTTTTATTCCTTCAATTGGGTTGAGTGTTGCATTTTCAGGATCTATTACATTTTGCCGTCCTACTTTTTCTATTACTTCATCTATTGGTGTTGTACTTATTAGTGCTGATACTCGTCCTCCTACTCCTTGGATTATATCAGGATCTGTCATTAGTAGTGTTCCTACTCCTTCACATGCACCTACTACCACATCTATTATTCCCATTTCTGTGTTTGTTTTTAGTATTTCTGATATTCCTACACTTAGCATGTCATCTAGTTTTATTTGTCGGTCTTTTGTGCACATTCCAAATTTTTTTATTCTAAATTCTATGTTGTTTTTTATTTCATCTTTTGTTATTTCTTTGATGTTATGATATTTATTAAATATTGGACAGTAGTCTATGTCTGGTTCTTCTACATTTACTACTTTTGAATCTTCTATTGTTACTTTTGCATTTCCTAGTGCTTCAATTACGTGCCTATCTTTCATTTTAATCCAATCCTTCCCTAGTTTTACTATATTATTATATAACTTATGTTGCTATTTTAATAATTTTAGATTGGTTGTGGGTATTTCTTTTTTGAATTTTATATTTTAGTTTAATAAACCATAAAGTATATATATTACTTCAAATATAATTATTACTAAGCAGCCACGCCGGGGTGGCTCAGCTGGTTAGAGCGCACGGCTCATAGGGTATTAAGCAGAGCTCTGACTTTTTCCTGGGATACCGTGAGGTCGCGGGTTCGAATCCCGCCCCCGGCACTTATATTAAAAATAATATAAGTTAAAATCCTAATAAAATGTTTGAAACATTTTATTTTTTCCAGGTTTTTTTTAAAATTCTTTTTTTATTGATAATTACATTTAATTTTAATTTTTATACTTACAAAATTAACAATTGTTATATAATTCTTTTTTTATAAATATAATATATCCCAAAAAAAAATAAATCAACAAGGAGTATGAAATAATATGGAAAATCTATATGAACAAATGATACAAAGACAAACTGAAATATTCACCAAAGAACAACAACAAATCATAAAAACTACACCAGTATGCATAATAGGCTGTGGCGGACTAGGTGGAATGGTAATAGAACAACTTATAAGGACAGGATTTGAAAAACTAACAATAGTAGATGAAGACGTATTTGACAAAACAAACCTAAATCGTCAACTAAGAAGCAACCTTAAAACAATAAACAAATCAAAATCACAAACAACAAAAGAACATGCACTAAATATAAACCCAGATGCACAAATAGATGCATATGACATACACATAACAGAAGATAACATAGATGAAATAATTAAAAACTCCACAATAATAATAGATGCAGTAGATAATGTATACACACGAGTATTAATATCAAGAGCAGCAGAAAAACAACAAAAAACATTCATACACTCAGCAGTAGAATCTACATCAGGACAACTAACAATATTTGACAAAACCACACCAACATATGAACAACTCTTTAAACTAAAATCACAAGATAAACCACTAGATGAGGCAAAAGAATACCTTCTATCAATAAGCTCAAAAAAACCACAAGTACTAGGAACAACACCAGCAATATTTGCAGCACTAGAAGTTAATGAAACAATAAAATACATACTAGATCTTGAAAATCAAATACTAGCACCAGAAGTAATGATGTGGGACATATTTGACATAACATCACTAAGAACAATAGAATTCTAAAAAAAAACAATAAAATAATATATAAATTACTCCCTCTTTAAATATATATTAAAAAAAATAAAGAGGTGGTAGATTGTCATGTTTCATCTAAAACAATATCTTAGTCGTGATTATCTAAAAGAATACTTCAAAGTATCAAAAAAATACCTGCTTGTATCACTTATATTTGCAATTATTATAACAACACTTGGAGCATTAAGTGTTAGTATAGGTGCTTTACCTGATGATATAGCATACCAGTATGATGAAGTAGTTGATGAAGGATATGCTGATGGAAACTATGACTTATATGATGATGCAAGTTATGATGATAAGTATAATATATATGATGATATAGGATATGAGGGAATAAGTAGTGAAGATGTTGAAAACATCCAACCACCTCAAGATAACACATCAGATAATGAAGATAATGATCTTGATGCTCTATCACTTTTTATTCATAACTTCTCAATTGATGCAAGTGTCCTGATAAGTGGACTGTTTTTGTCAATATATGGAATAATGGTTTCAGCTTATAATTATATAATAATAGGTGCAACATTTGCAACAACAGATCCAATATTAATATTATTATTTGTAGTGCCACATGGAATCTTTGAAATACCATCAAGTATATTTGCACTAGCAGGAGCATTAATGCTAACACACTTCACAATTAACATGGCAAAAGCAGCACTATCAAAAAACAATACAATGAAAGATGAATATCATAATAATTCATGCTACCTACTTGAAGCATATATTGTAACATTTATAATATGTTTCATACTACTTGCAGTTGCAGCATTTATTGAAGGAAACATAACAGAACCACTAGGATATCTTGGACTTTTCATGCTGGGAATACTATAAACTTATAATCTAATATCCCCTCCTTTTCTTTTTTTAGTCTCTTTTTTTCACTATTATATCCATTATAGAATATAATAAAGTAATTAAACTATAAACTTTAGATATAATTCTAATAAAAAAGTAGTGGGAGGTGAATATTTTGTCATTTACTGATAAATATTTAAATTTTAATTATTTAAAGTCATATCTTAGCTTTATTAAGAAATATGCAATCTGTTCTATTGTTATACTTATTATTTCATTTATTCTTGGTATCATGTATAGTGGTGATATCAGCTATTTAATGAATATGATAATGGCTGATATGGCAGATTCTATGGAAATATTTGGAATTGCTGGATTTATTGATATTTTTACTCATAATCTTCAAAGTGATCTTATAATGATATTTGGTGGAGTACTTTTTTCAATAATTAGTATATTTGGAATGTTTATTAATGGTGCAATGCTTGGATATGTTGCAACAATTACACCAATTTTTGATTTTCTCTTACTTATAATTCCACATGGTATATTTGAAATTCCATCATGGATACTTTCACTTTCTGCAGCATTTATGATAACAACACTTATTATAAGACTTCTTTCATCACTTGTATCAGATGAAAAAACAATAAAAGATGAAATTAATGATTCAAAAGATTTAATTGAAGCTATTATTGTTAGTATAGTATTAGTTGTTATTCTCTTACTTATTGCAGGATTTATTGAAAACTTTATAACTGGAGCACTTTATCAATTTATAATGTCAATAATATAATGAAAATTTAACCCTCTTTTTTTCTCTTTTTTTTGATTAGTTAGTTTGATTTTATATGAATCTCTAATAACTATTAATTATTTAGAATATTAAAAGAAATAGTATATACTCAAAAAGTAGTGGGTGAAAATAAATTGTCTTTTATTAATAAAGTAAAAAATGAATTAAAACAGTATTTTAAAACATCAAAAAAGTATTTAATTGTAGCATTTATAGTGGCTGTTATAATAGTTATATTAGGATATGTATTTGCAGCTGATTTAAGTGTATTTTTTGATTCAGCAGCTCAGATGGGAGGTGAGTCTGAAACTGTATTTTCAATATTTACAAATAATTTTGCTATAGCTCTTGGAATGATTTTTGGAGGAGCATTACTTTCAATACCTTCATTGTTCTTTTTTGGTAGTTCTTCATTTCTTTTTGTTGGATATTGTATGATGTTGTATGGTCCTGTAATGTTTTGGATAATTGTTGCACCACATGGAATATTTGAAATTTCATCATTTATAATTGCACTTGCTGGTGCACTTATGTTAACACATGTTGAGGTACGTATAATAAAAGCAGCATTAAATAAGGAAAAATCAGATAAAGATGAACTTAATAATTCACATGATTTAATTAAAGCTGTGGGAGTGACTGTTATAATATGTTTTATATTGCTTGCTATTGCAGCATTTATTGAAACTTATATTACTGGTTATTATGCTATAGTTATTTTATCTTTAATGTCGTAATTTTCTCCTCCCTTTTTTTTATTATTTTTTTAATTTGGTTATTTGTGTATTTTTTAGAAATTAGATAATATTTTTGATATTTAATGAAATGTGTTTAGTGATGTTTTTATTAAATTAAGTTTTTTTCTATTTTTTCTATATAAAAAATATTTATTTGTCTATTTTTTTATTATTTTTTTTAGATAAATGTTTAAATATTATTTAATTTCATAGTATTATATATAGAAGGAAATATGGTGTTTACCATTTATTTAAGTTGATAGATGCTATTTTATAGATTATTTGTTTAATTATTCATTTCGGGGTTTATTTTTTTATTTTTCAAAACGTTTATATACTATTAGTTTATAAAATAATCATTAAGTAGGAAAAGGACTTCCGACTAAAATGTGTTTAATTAAAAAAAAGAAAAAATAATCTACAATACAACAAAAATATCTTAGAATAAAAAAGATTATTAGATTAACAAATACCCTCCATATACATTAAAAAAACAATATAACAACAATAAAAAAAATATATAGGTGAAAGATTTATGTCAGAACGTGATGACAGAATAGATGAAATAGTAAAAACAATAGATGAATACGGATCTAAATTTTTAAGATTCCAATTTGTAGACATACACGGAATTCCTAAAAACTTATCAGTATCACTAAATAGACCAGACGATGTAGAAGATGTAATAGAAGACGGATTACTCTTTGACGGATCATCAGTACCTGGATTTGTAGGAATTAACGACAGTGACCTTGCATTAAAACCAGATCTCAGTACATTTTCAACACTTCCATGGAGACCAGATGAAAAAGGTGCATGTAGATTTATCTGTGATGTATACAACATCGATGGAACACCATTTGAAGGAGACCCAAGAGGAGTACTTAAAAAATCACTTAAAAAAGCAGAAGATAGAGGATACCAATTCAACATAGGACCTGAACCAGAATTCTTCCTTATAGAACAAGATGAAAACGGAGAATATGTACCTGCAGATTCAGCAGAATACTTCGATGTAGAACCACTAGATCAAGGTATTGACATAAGAAAAGAAATCGTACTCGGACTTGAAAAATTAAACTTCAACATAGAAGTAAGTCACCACGAAGTAGCACCAGGACAACACGAAATTGACTTCAGATTTGATGATGCACTAAAAACAGCAGACGCTGTAGTAACATTCAAACAAGCAATTAAAGCAATGGTAGATAACCTCGGATGTCAAGTAACATTCATGCCAAAACCATTCTTCGGAATTAATGGTAGTGGAATGCACTGTAACCAAAGTCTATTTAAAGATGGAGAAAACATCTTCTACGACCCAGATACAGAAACACAACTATCACAAGAAGCAATGTACTTCATTGGAGGATTACTTGAACACGCAAAAGCATTATCAGCAATTCTTTCACCAACAATTAACTCATACAAAAGAC
Coding sequences:
- a CDS encoding heavy metal translocating P-type ATPase; protein product: MTCVMCSRSITTAVSRMPGVYSIYVNLVSQTADILYNPTVVQLDDIADRINKIGFKYLGVVDKNSINNDKIKQLHEKNLKEKLNRLVVGFIFSAILMFIMFADLGIGHNEKSIISLIICIIPLIYVSYPIFKSGYFSLKNKNLNMDVMYSLGIGIAFIASLLSTFHLLGNSNFMLYDTTLMLGSFLMLGKYLEDKAKSKTSDSIDSLMQLKATEATVEKKIDGKIIQQKVDINDVLKGNILVIKPGEKIPADGRIIEGRSYVDESLITGESIPILKDVDDEVVAGSINKDGSFKIYVTNTGEKTVLSQIITMVQEAQNSTPPIQHLADKVIGIFIPAILLIAFISFIIWYVIIGNGFMYSLSIFISVVVVACPCALGLAIPTALTVGVGLGAKHGILIKDGETIEVSDKITHILFDKTGTITVGQPVLSDVINYSNLSDDEIIKIARSLEIHSQHPIAEALFNNEDKNGFELYDVDDFENISGKGIVGKICDDEYYIGNKKLIESENITISDKLLTDLKAQELEMKTTIIMASKSSGVISLISVADVIKDNSKKAIDYLHSMGIKTTMVSGDNINTSQIIAQKVGIDEVKAELLPGEKLAYVKQLQDKGEVVAFIGDGINDAPSLSQANVGIAIGTGTDVAIDSGDIILINGDLLNAVAGLQISKKTISRVKLNLFWAFAYNIILVPIAAGILYPWHVVFMPEYGALAMALSSVSVITLSLLLKRYTPEVLRK
- a CDS encoding heavy-metal-associated domain-containing protein, whose protein sequence is MAQKTETFKVEDMMCDACINTITKTLTNNENIESVNCDLQTKNVDVTYDDENVDAEEIISTLDMVGFPATIKKKL
- a CDS encoding DUF126 domain-containing protein, which codes for MSDTTINCRQISKGKITGDAIVTKDPISFLGGVDPKTGIVIDKNNELFDKCITDKILVMPSGKGSTVGSYVIYQMAKNNTAPKAIICQNAEPIIAIGAIISKIPMVDNPNVDIVATVSDNDNITVDADDATIVIN
- a CDS encoding preprotein translocase subunit Sec61beta, which gives rise to MAKDKKTLPASGAGLVRYFNDDSFGLSLSPNQVIVGTIIIMLVCIALRFTTNVAI
- the thiC gene encoding phosphomethylpyrimidine synthase: MTQLEQAKKGNITPEMEYVAEKENIDVEKLRKNVACGQVVILKNEVANTKPTGVGKDLHTKINANIGSSTEQESVEGELEKLDILLKYGADAVMDLSTGPKLNEIRQKIRAKTDIPLGTVPLYEAGAVTLKDEKAMVDMDPDILFKTIENQAKEGVDFITVHCGITKDSVKAVDDSERLMGIVSRGGALTAAWIMHNECENPLYSEYDYLLDICREYDVTLSLGDGLRPGCTHDATDIAQIRELTTLGRLVKRSKNAGVQVMVEGPGHVPITQVQANMQIQKTICDGAPFYVLGPLVTDIAPGYDHITAAIGASIAGASGADFLCYVTPAEHLCIPNKEHVKQGVIASKIAAQVSDVAKGLPSAIKREEDMAHAREDFDWDKQFELSVDPQQAREYYESQKADDDEMCSMCGDFCAIKMIKDHHKEL
- a CDS encoding methanogenesis marker 8 protein yields the protein MKDRHVIEALGNAKVTIEDSKVVNVEEPDIDYCPIFNKYHNIKEITKDEIKNNIEFRIKKFGMCTKDRQIKLDDMLSVGISEILKTNTEMGIIDVVVGACEGVGTLLMTDPDIIQGVGGRVSALISTTPIDEVIEKVGRQNVIDPENATLNPIEGIKKAVQLGYKNIAVTILPSPLIKQIRQMQLPDDVKIYILVAHTTSAPEELIKDAFKYADIISSCASKYVRLYAQKNKSYYYGNNVPMYAISEDGRTLLDNRLRKTNKKLSINDYPQDQSNIPHPLK
- a CDS encoding ThiF family adenylyltransferase, with the translated sequence MENLYEQMIQRQTEIFTKEQQQIIKTTPVCIIGCGGLGGMVIEQLIRTGFEKLTIVDEDVFDKTNLNRQLRSNLKTINKSKSQTTKEHALNINPDAQIDAYDIHITEDNIDEIIKNSTIIIDAVDNVYTRVLISRAAEKQQKTFIHSAVESTSGQLTIFDKTTPTYEQLFKLKSQDKPLDEAKEYLLSISSKKPQVLGTTPAIFAALEVNETIKYILDLENQILAPEVMMWDIFDITSLRTIEF
- a CDS encoding stage II sporulation protein M, with amino-acid sequence MFHLKQYLSRDYLKEYFKVSKKYLLVSLIFAIIITTLGALSVSIGALPDDIAYQYDEVVDEGYADGNYDLYDDASYDDKYNIYDDIGYEGISSEDVENIQPPQDNTSDNEDNDLDALSLFIHNFSIDASVLISGLFLSIYGIMVSAYNYIIIGATFATTDPILILLFVVPHGIFEIPSSIFALAGALMLTHFTINMAKAALSKNNTMKDEYHNNSCYLLEAYIVTFIICFILLAVAAFIEGNITEPLGYLGLFMLGIL
- a CDS encoding stage II sporulation protein M; this translates as MSFTDKYLNFNYLKSYLSFIKKYAICSIVILIISFILGIMYSGDISYLMNMIMADMADSMEIFGIAGFIDIFTHNLQSDLIMIFGGVLFSIISIFGMFINGAMLGYVATITPIFDFLLLIIPHGIFEIPSWILSLSAAFMITTLIIRLLSSLVSDEKTIKDEINDSKDLIEAIIVSIVLVVILLLIAGFIENFITGALYQFIMSII
- a CDS encoding stage II sporulation protein M is translated as MSFINKVKNELKQYFKTSKKYLIVAFIVAVIIVILGYVFAADLSVFFDSAAQMGGESETVFSIFTNNFAIALGMIFGGALLSIPSLFFFGSSSFLFVGYCMMLYGPVMFWIIVAPHGIFEISSFIIALAGALMLTHVEVRIIKAALNKEKSDKDELNNSHDLIKAVGVTVIICFILLAIAAFIETYITGYYAIVILSLMS